Genomic window (Vidua macroura isolate BioBank_ID:100142 chromosome 3, ASM2450914v1, whole genome shotgun sequence):
atgacCAACAGTAAataagagggagaaaaaatatatcTCCAAACactaaattattttgtgttttgaaaacTTACTTTTGTCAGAAGTTTTCTTCCAAAGTTAAACTTCACCAGAAGAAGAAATAACATTCCCAGAAACATCAGCTTGATAACAGAGCCAAGACCACCTACAGTCACGTAAGCACCATACTGGACCTGaagcaaaaatgtattttcagatttACATTAACTTTTTCCATCAAATGATTTTTATAAAGCAAGATGCAGTTATTCTGTACAACATACATCGGTTTAAACAGGGCCTTAAACAATTGTCTTAATTCTAAGGAATTGTTTGAAGAATACTTTTCATCATTCATTCTGGGAAAATAATGTAGCTACAAAGTGAAGGGGGAGCAGACATGGTACACAAGAACAGAAAActttacagaaaaatgtgttttgataTCCAATTTCAGTCTTCTTTCCTAgatcttccttttctcctctctgtgctttttttaaagagaaactgaaatagCAATGGCAAGCCTTTCTCATTTGTAGCTTCCAagtgcattttttaaagcacCATCTCACCCTCATTGCTTAACTAATGCCTGTGATTCTGCACAGCAGTTATACAGATTGTTGGTGCTCATCTCCTCTCAGGAAgccatggaaaacaaaaattaatcaTCTTTTCCACCACCATTACTTCACACTGCCTTTACTCTGCACACCGGAGACCCAAGCATCAAAGAAATCTTAAGATATAAATGAGCAGCATATGAATTCTGTATCAGGATATTTACTACACTATACTGAGCTGGCTACACCTACCATTGACTACAATTATGATGCTTTTAGAAGCTCTGCTGATACAACAAGAAAAGTCTCtgcacagaaacagaatttaGTATATTTATCATGAAAGCTACCTTTCAAATATTCCTGTGACTCAAGGTTTCCATTCCCTACAAATACATACCTAGAAATCAGACAGGAGAACGACAAGACAGTCTCATAACTATCATGTTAACAAAGGCAGGCTCATCAGCCACAGTCTCAAGTAGCATGAAACAGGCCAGTGCACAAATAACAGTAACTTACAGGTGTTTGCTGCAACTCGGTGTACAAATAACGCTGAGTCCTTTTCACAACAGAACCATCAGATCCCATGAATGTAATGCAATACTCCTTGAATTCTGGACTGTAAAACATAAATcctctgcaaacaaaaaaaaaattaagtcagaaaaaaaatgttctaatCTTcacacaaactgaaataaactTACCATTACCAGTTTTCTCTCAAGAATTTTTGTGACATTATCTCTTTTCACTGAAAGCAAGCAATTCCAAATATATCCCTGGCTCACTCAAAATTCACTACATATAACTCTCTATATGCTCTATATCAAGGGTGAATTTGATAATCTATATAATAGtcctttcattttttcaccTCCATTCTACTAATCATTTCTGAAATCAAAAGTTTCCCATGTCACTAGAAGTCCTTTAGAACACGTTAATTTTGAGACCCAGTATGCTGGGACATGTTCTCTTTTCTGTAAGATAAATCAGTAAGATGAGTCAGTAAAACCGATTTCTTCAATTCTACTAGATAAGCACCTATGTTTTCATACTATACTAAAGTCCTAAATGCATCTTTTTAGTATTTAATTTACTGTAGCAATCTGTATCATAAATACTGGAACTGTTAGGAGACTGCATATTCCACATCTTGTGCTTATACCTTTTTTTAAGCTTTGCACCAACTACTGGAACAGGGGCATATCCTATCTGTTTTCGAAGCTTCTTCAGGTTGGCTTCATCTGCAAGGCCATAGACAGCTGATTTCCAGGTCCCATCATGTACACCAAGACCCTTGTGACATACCATGAAACAGTAATTAGTTCAGTATTTAAAGGTTCCAtggattattttaataatattagAATCACTACATGTATTACAATTATCACATATAAATATTATGATGATAGTATATTGAAACGGTGcgggttgaccttggctggatgtCAGGTGCTCACCAAGACACTCTATAACTCTCCTCCTAGCTAAGAtagggagaagagaaaataagatggaaaaatcCCTTGTGTGTAAAGATAAAGTTAATTTAATAAGGCAAAGGTGTAGTAGTGGAAGCAAAGGTGTAGTAGTAACAAATGACTCCCCACCCCCCTACCCccacccttctcctcctctcccttaGCCTTTACTGTTGAGCAGAACTCACACAGCATGGAAACATCCCTTTGGTGAGTTTGGGGCAGCTGTCCGGGCTATGTCCCTTCCCAGCATCCTGCCCACCCCAGCCTGCGAGGTGAGGGGGGAAATGCTGCAGAGGCAGCCTtagtgctgtgccagcactgctcagcagtagccaGAACACTGCTGTGTTACTGACACCTCTGTAGCTGCCgcacaaagcacagcactgtgagggctgctgtggggaaatGAGCTCCAGATCAGCCAGACCCGACGCAATCTCCACCCCTCTTTCCACATGATCTGCAACATACTCAGGACCCACAGAATTTAATACATATCTGTAGCTCTTCTAACCATCTCATTCATCTCATAGCTAATTCTCATTACTGAAATCCCTTCTTACCAACACTTTGAACTTATgctatatatttaaatatgtctTCATAGCCAACATATAGATTTATACATTCCCATTAACTACTATCTCCTATTGCTTAGCAGACGGATACTACTCTCCCATTCCATGGGCTTCCTCCACTCCTCCAGAtgtttttaagaacaaaaatggTTTGTAAGGCAAGATGGATGCTcatgccaggagcagcactgttTGGTTGTTGGGCATCAAGACTGACTTGGATCATTGTTGCATTGTTTTAACAACAGCATTAGAATTattacatatattatatattattacaATTACTACCCACAGGTATTATCATTACATGCATTAAAGTATGCTGAAACAACCTTCACCccaccaacaaacaaaaaacccaaacagcctAACACTAGGATTACTGGCAATACACTATGGACCTGTTACAGTTTCACTTCTGTAAGAATCCTTCCCACATatctgcaaaagcaaaatagTTCTTGGAACAGCTTAGCAGAGTAAAGTGTAGGTAGACAGCTCTGCAAACAGACCTTACAAAAGGGTGTTTCCTTACAATACTTTTAGTAGCTCCTAAAGAATAAAGTTCTTAGGCTTATCATCAAAGACCTGCCAGCTTGCTCCTTGGTCTGACTTAATGTAGCAACAGTTATTCTGACGGGCTATGGTGATGTTATTGCAAATACTCCTGAATTTCAGGAAGGAAGAAACCAACTAACCTCAGGCCCAGATTTCACCGACAGGAAACTCTCAACAGCAGTTAAGGTACCTGTAAGGGAGGGGAAAACATTACTTGGCACATGCAGTCATTAGTCTGCAAAGCCAGAGAATGCTCTGAAAGACTCAAAACAGCAGGCCACTGACATTATCAGCTGAAAAAGAAGAGTTACATCTTTATCTCAAAGCAAAATAATGTAACATTAAGACGCATAGCTATTTGAGTTAGCGAGTATTACATTTCTTGTGTAAATTACTTCAATACAGATGAAGTAATACCTctattcatttaattttttttaatttctcatatctaattaatgaaataatgtaaaacattcattgaaaaaaagaggaaggcaaTACTGAGAGCCACATTCAGTTTTCCTCCAAGtttcaaaataaaggaagatGTATGCTGTGAAAGCaaacatgaatttaaaaattttggTACACCCAAACtacaaaaaacccagcagcaaaacaaaacaacccacaattcccccaaaaacccacacaccgaaaatatttaattttagcaTAGCTTAAATAGTGTTCTGCAAAGAATGCTTAATTTGATGAACAGCAGAACAACACAAGGCCTCCGTATTCttacttgttttgctttgcttagtTCCTTCTGAGATTGGAAAGCTGTATTTGTATGGATAAATTTCAATATAGCAAGCAACTGGATAGACAGAGGTAATGCCATAAAATCAAAATAGGAAGAGATAAAAGACATCTATTCGAAACAGGTATCAAACATCAAATTACAACCTCATGAACATCCAGATACTCATTTCCATACCTTGTTTCTCCTCTAGTCAAATCTGAATTGAGGTTTCTTCAACTGAATGCTGACGCCAATGTAAACTGATCCCATTTAGCAGCCTTTTTATTAGTccataaaagcaaaacatttggaTACTCTTATGGGCCCTCCCAACTGAAAGTCAGACCTGATGAAGAGAGTATCCTCATCTGGGATCAGGATCAAGTACTATTTACATAGAATTAAATCCTCTcacatattttcttaaatatatttctctctCAGTTACCCTCTAGCTGCTATTAAAGTGAAAGGCACTGCTACTTACACTCATAAACAGCTTCTCAGAGCTTGCAGTTGAAAAAGGAAACTTGGGAAACCTGATTACCCCCCAGTCTGTGGACCTCTTCCCACTGTCTCTTCCCTACAAGATTCTCACTGCACAAGAGGCAATTATGCTGAGGGTGCCTAGGGACATCCACACATTGGCTGAGCagcctgctgctcacagctgaaCATTCTGTCCTCtcagattcacagaatattctgagttggggGGGACCCATGAGCATCATTGAGTGAATGGCCCATGTGGGGATGGAACCCACAGCCTCGTGTTATTAGCACCCTGCTCTGAACAACTGGGCTCATCACAGGGCCCTCTCAGTGAGCAACGTGACCATGAATCCCTTCCCTAGCCAATGACCCATCCAGTGGGAATATGAGTTTAAATTCCTCTCTACCACACTTGATTGAAACTGGTCACCTGGGAAAGGCAGGCAAAAAGAGACACTGAAGAAGTTTCCACAGGACCACTGCTGCTTTAGGAAATTGGATGAGAGCATAATCTGCATTCCTCTTTCACCATAAAAATATACTTATTCTAGTCACCTTTCAACTTGTCTCTGGTGTACAGTACTCCCATATCGGCCGGTATGGAGTCAAAGCCACAGCTTCCAATGACATATACTCccttttctgcagctctttcatTGTATTTCAGGTACATTCCTTCCAGGAACTGAAAAACAGCCAGAACAAATGTTTTAAGCTGAAATTCATTCTTGGCCATCCCAAATATTAGCCATCAGCGCTTCACTGACACATCATAGCACCCTCCATGCTTGCAACCACTCACAAGTATCTTTGACAAATATACACGATTCCTGGTCTGTAGTATGAAAGTTCCACAGCAGTGAAAAGTACAAAATTCCTATGTAGTATCATAACAGAGGCTTGAAGCAGAATTCAGCAATTTGGAACTTCCACAGAGACCCAAAGAGTCTCCTGTCTTAAAAGCAAGGAAACTATACAACCAAGTATAGtgtactttaaaataattactgcaTCTTGAAATTGTAGATCAGGAAGCAGAATTTATCTTCATGTTCAGAAACATTAGCAGAAGCATGAAACATACTAAACAAACGCTCCTTTTGCAGAGCCTTGATATAAGGTCATGTTTTTTTACTATCACATACCTGGGGTTCTCCACTAATGTCAATGCAGCTTGCACCATTTTCAACACAAGCTTCTACCACAGGTTCTCCAAAGAATCTATACTGTAGAAGGAAAGAACACTAGATGtaataaaagaaaacccacacacCACAACTTAACTAGTGTGCTTTACCTAAAGGTACATCTCTGCAATAAAAGTGAACCTGGTGGCTATCAATTTTTCTAAGTGGGGCTAAAATGCAACAGCACTTCTATTTCTTGGCAGTgtagggagaagaaaacaaacttcaCTGCTGATAATGGAGCTTGCTGCAGACTACTGCACCTGATTTCTCTCATGAAATCAGATTACCAAGACCAACTGAATATTGCCACTAATTTCACTTTACACGTTCTGCACTCAATTTATTATCAGCATATTCTCTACTTAAACAATCTGAATTTCAAAGACATGGTCATGACCCAACTTCCACCTCGCACACGTTGATGCTCTCTGAATGCACTGGAAATACTGCCACTCTAAGTTTTAAAAGGGCCAAGTGCTTCTGGCAGCAAGCCTATGGGCCCCTTTTCCAACTCCGTGCTTAACCCTAGCACCACTGACATGTTGGCCCAACCCAAAACGTTGGGCCAAGCTTTACCATTAGTATCTCAGGCTGCCTGTGAAAGAGCGAAAACCAACCCCGCTGTATTTTAGTGCGGAGACCTGTCCGTGAACCGCACCACCTGCGACGGCGGTGGGAAACCCTTCGGCCACTGCAGTACACAGCTGTACTCCGAACTCCGGGGTCGAGTTCCAAGAGCCGCGCTGTCCCTGCGCGGCCGCGGCAGCTCTCCGTGCCCCGGTCAGGCGCAGGCAGCCCGGCCGCCCGCAGCCGAGGCGCGGCCCCGGAGGATTTCGCCGCGGGGGCACCGCCCCGCCCGCATCCCCGCACTCACCGGGCCCACGCAGTTGAGCACCACCCGGGTCTGCCTCGCCATGGCGGCCAGCGAGCCCGCGTCGCCCACATCGCAGAGCACCACGCCGACCTCTTCCCCGGGCGCCGCCTTCCCTGCGCACCGGAGACAGCCGTCACCGACACCACTCCGCCCGGGACGAGCCCCCTCCTCGCCGGCGCAGCGCCGGGGCTCGCCCCGCTTCGCTCCTTCAGCCCTTCCCCGCACACCCGACCCGCTGGGCCTCCCCGGGCAGCGGCGctgcgccccccgccccggcccgtACCCAGCCGCTCGGCCGCCCGCTCCAGCACCGCCCGCAGCTTCTCGCGGCTCCGCCCGGCCACGGCCCAGCGCAGGCGGCCGCTGCACAGCTGCCCCTCGCCGGCAGCcgtcgccgccgccgcccgcgccaCCTCCTCCACCACGAACTGGCCGGTGAAGCCCGAGGCGCCGAACACCACGATGTCGTAGACCCGTCCGGCCGTCATGGTGCTACTGCGGGCCGCCATGGGGCGAGCAGCCGTGGTACTGGCGGTGGCGCCGGGCAGCGCTGGCATGACGGTCCCGctccgccccgctccgccccgccccgccccgcgccccctcGGGCTGCGGCCGTGCCCGCCCGGCCCGTGCCCGGCCGGTGCGCGGCCCTTGCTCGGCTTGCGGCGGCgaaggggagaggagcagcctccGGGGCGTTTAATGGACCGCGAGGGAGTAGAAGTGTGCCAGGGCACGGCCGAGGGGGCCTGGAGCCCAGGCCTAGGCGACGTTTATAGGGGGTGGCCCTatggagtcacagaatggtttgggttggaagggacttcaagATCAACTCGTTTCagtccccctgccatgggcaaggacactttTTACTCGACCAGGTTCCTCAAAGcttcatccaacctggccttgaacccCTTCAGGGATGTGGCATCTACAACccctctgagcaacctgttccagagcCTCACCTCTCTTGCAGTAAAGGGTTTCCCCCCAATATCTGGtttaaacctactctctttccaTTTGCACccattctctcttttcctgtcactacatgtagtgacaggaaaaTGTAGTACATTTACTACTTGTAAATAGCCTTGCCCcaggctgcaattaggtcatGCTGAAGTTTTCActcttccaggctgaacaatcccaatccTCTCAGCCTatcctcataggagaggtgctcagTCCCTCTGATCAACTTGTTGGTCCTCCTCTGGGTCACCATTGTTTGGTTCCAGAGCAGACATCCTCTCTCATGATGAGCATGGCTCTGTAGGTATTTCAGCACAGGTAACACAGGTGGTTGGAAGACTGTAACcaataaaagagagaaatttaatGACCTGGAAGTAAAATGAAACACTGTTCCCCTGCAATTGCagcaaatatttatgttttgctCAACAACAAAAGCGGAATGACACAACATGTGAAGTTCTTGATGCAGCAGGGAGAACCTGTGGCCCTGCAGATGAA
Coding sequences:
- the SCCPDH gene encoding saccharopine dehydrogenase-like oxidoreductase, yielding MPALPGATASTTAARPMAARSSTMTAGRVYDIVVFGASGFTGQFVVEEVARAAAATAAGEGQLCSGRLRWAVAGRSREKLRAVLERAAERLGKAAPGEEVGVVLCDVGDAGSLAAMARQTRVVLNCVGPYRFFGEPVVEACVENGASCIDISGEPQFLEGMYLKYNERAAEKGVYVIGSCGFDSIPADMGVLYTRDKLKGTLTAVESFLSVKSGPEGLGVHDGTWKSAVYGLADEANLKKLRKQIGYAPVPVVGAKLKKRGFMFYSPEFKEYCITFMGSDGSVVKRTQRYLYTELQQTPVQYGAYVTVGGLGSVIKLMFLGMLFLLLVKFNFGRKLLTKYPEFFSAGCFTKKGPTQKQMDGTSFTMTFFGEGYSEGQDLQNGKPNVKICTEVKGPEPGYIATPIAMVQAALSLLEDTASLPKRGGVYSPGAAFSKTKLIDRLNKRGVEFSVISKPEV